A DNA window from Calliphora vicina chromosome 1, idCalVici1.1, whole genome shotgun sequence contains the following coding sequences:
- the ear gene encoding general transcriptional corepressor trfA, whose translation MAVKVQFQIGHSSKLRTKKTVEGFTHDWELYVKGVQQADISAFVEKIIFNLHESFQKPKRVCNKPPYVIQESGYAGFIVFIDIYFRNRDEPKKVEFNYDLDLQQTGPPQYRHDVKTFIFDNPSEEYRQKLLKGGGVPVSGVVGIPAPTLNNNVAVMPPTTTLNHSPGEGHKQLMSEGKKHKSRPDDNRSNSFASLFGPPITKTTAVAPTTPSSKHSPDNKAAQLAAAATHQSSAGPALPVVKEKSSKDKEKSSEKSKERSEKKEKHHKQSLTSPHKEGRSESKKSESSKHEKRDKTEEKSKKDKNRDKDRDRDRDKSAGVNSNNSSSNIKKPSSPKQAREHSPHKSIPATAAAVATNPNNTNTIPRPSSSNSGKIEEVKTSSKSSKDSSGEGKSKESKQKESSSSSSGKKSKKEKKDKDKERDKEKRHEERGKQKLAESQQRAAAKEDNNKNNNTLNANTNNINNLDTKNSKTSTNPLNTNAPNHTNDVGGVKPEKLSKQDLFKTSDKTALTATTASTALAPPAPHTGHNSTDKKSSSGSSLNSNSNHPEKDKRSHKHKKKEKNKDKDKDKDRERDKERDKDKDKERDKDKDKEKEKEAKKEKEAKEKHSEEKSAEVLNNNQQNANATKVLPTTPATTDNTATEEPANANASTVPSSSITNASAYTTPAVTSSASSSSSTKSSKNKEKKSKDKSSSKEEKHKHKSNDLDAGESKAKHPKLSSSSNSTHTASSSLSTSSSSSSVSATLANATINPPAAIAAEPSIKTTQPANNAVDKKLNLDLSDTDSLPAATMEGVTPLPNDSIKTTTKPSLQPSLVITHSDSSNSSFPDLPPPKQQQQQSAAKPVPVQERSKTFTAPPAVAPVPLQSPAPKEPPKIVKPAAKKKPLDKPPKEEERDKKRRRNSVAVNTFIEPPLKQLKTKEQQNKSIRERRASISVEASTTFLQPSASPSSTAAAAPLPPPSSAPSAAHSPALSATEAVGNATSATANAATCNSNSTPSSTTNSLGLAPPHQLPHDYLSELQELHHKIMTLQDNEDLQHVVELIAATGCYEITTKTFDFDLCKLDRGTVQRLQEFFATSVS comes from the exons ATGGCGGTTAAGGTGCAATTCCAAATTGGCCATTCTTCAAAGTTACGCACCAAGAAGACTGTTGAGGGTTTCACCCATGACTGGGAGCTATATGTTAAGGGAGTCCAACAGGCCGATATAAGTGCATTTGTGGAAaagattattttcaatttacatGAATCGTTTCAAAAGCCCAAAAGAG TCTGCAATAAACCACCCTATGTCATACAAGAATCCGGTTATGCCGGCTTTATTGTCTTCATAGACATCTATTTTCGCAATCGTGATGAGCCCAAAAAGGTGGAATTTAACTATGATCTAGATTTACAACAAACAGGGCCACCTCAATATCGTCACGATGTTAAAACGTTTATTTTCGATAATCCCTCGGAAGAGTATCGTCAAAAACTTCTCAAGGGGGGTGGAGTGCCAGTGTCGGGGGTGGTGGGAATACCAGCACCCACCCTTAATAACAATGTGGCTGTCATGCCACCTACAACCACCTTAAATCATTCTCCGGGTGAGGGCCATAAACAATTAATGTCAGAGGGTAAAAAACACAAGTCGCGACCAGACGATAACAGATCCAACTCGTTTGCCAGTCTCTTTGGACCACCGATAACCAAAACTACTGCAGTAGCGCCCACAACTCCCAGCTCCAAACACTCGCCGGATAATAAAGCCGCCCAGTTAGCAGCTGCTGCAACACATCAATCTTCTGCGGGCCCTGCCTTACCGGTAGTTAAGGAAAAATCTTCCAAAGATAAAGAGAAATCATCGGAAAAATCGAAAGAACGCTCGGAGAAAAAGGAAAAACATCACAAACAATCTCTCACCAGTCCCCACAAAGAAGGCCGAAGTGAATCGAAAAAGTCTGAGAGCAGTAAACATGAGAAAAGGGATAAAACGGAGGAAAAGTCTAAGAAAGATAAAAATCGCGATAAGGATAGAGATCGTGATCGCGACAAGTCAGCGGGGGTAAATAGCAACAATAGTTCAAGCAACATCAAAAAACCCTCTAGTCCTAAACAGGCCAGAGAACATAGTCCGCACAAATCTATACCTGCTACTGCGGCAGCGGTGGCTACAAACCCTAATAACACAAACACTATACCGCGGCCTTCTTCAAGCAATAGTGGCAAAATAGAAGAAGTAAAAACCTCTTCAAAATCTTCTAAAGATTCCTCGGGTGAGGGCAAATCTAAAGAATCCAAACAAAAAGAATCCTCTTCATCATCAAGTGGTAAGAAATCCAAGAAAGAGAAAAAAGACAAAGACAAGGAAAGGGATAAGGAGAAGCGCCATGAAGAGAgaggaaaacaaaaattggcTGAAAGTCAACAAAGAGCGGCTGCCAAAGaagacaacaataaaaacaataacacaCTTAATGCAAATACAAACAACATTAATAATTTGGATACGAAAAACTCCAAAACATCTACAAATCCTTTAAACACAAATGCCCCAAATCATACAAATGATGTGGGCGGTGTGAAACCGGAAAAGTTGTCTAAACAGGATTTGTTTAAAACCAGCGATAAGACAGCTTTAACAGCCACTACAGCATCAACAGCACTGGCTCCACCGGCCCCACATACAGGCCACAACTCAACGGACAAAAAATCCTCGTCTGGCTCATCTTTAAATTCGAATTCCAACCACCCAGAGAAAGATAAACGTTCGCACAAGCACAAAAAGAAGGAAAAGAACAAGGACAAAGATAAGGATAAGGATCGCGAAAGAGACAAGGAACGTGACAAGGACAAAGACAAGGAGAGAGATAAAGACAAGGATAAGGAAAAAGAAAAAGAGGCCAAAAAAGAAAAGGAGGCCAAAGAGAAGCATTCGGAAGAAAAGTCAGCAGAAGTTTTAAACAACAACCAACAAAATGCCAATGCTACAAAAGTTTTACCCACAACACCAGCCACCACAGATAATACAGCAACAGAAGAGCCAGCTAATGCAAACGCCTCAACGGTACCCAGCTCCTCCATTACCAATGCATCTGCTTACACCACCCCCGCAGTAACCTCTTCCGCCTCCTCGTCATCATCTACTAAATCGTCTAAAAATAAAGAGAAGAAATCCAAAGATAAATCATCCTCTAAGgaagaaaaacacaaacataAATCAAATGACCTGGATGCTGGTGAATCTAAGGCAAAGCACCCCAAACTAAGCAGTAGCAGTAATTCCACACATACCGCTtcttcttctttgtcaacttcCTCCTCCTCTTCAAGCGTCTCCGCCACCCTAGCAAATGCTACAATAAATCCCCCGGCTGCTATTGCGGCAGAGCCTAGCATTAAAACAACACAACCAGCCAACAATGCGgtagacaaaaaattaaatttagatttaagCGATACTGATAGTTTACCAGCCGCTACTATGGAGGGGGTAACTCCTCTGCCGAATGACtccataaaaacaacaacaaaaccatCACTGCAACCCTCCCTCGTAATCACACATTCAGACAGCTCTAATTCAAGCTTTCCCGACTTACCGCCacccaaacaacaacaacaacagtctGCAGCAAAACCAGTCCCAGTCCAAGAAAGATCAAAAACTTTCACGGCTCCACCGGCCGTGGCGCCGGTTCCCTTACAATCGCCAGCCCCAAAAGAACCTCCCAAAATCGTTAAGCCTGCCGCCAAAAAGAAACCGTTGGACAAACCTCCCAAAGAAGAAGAAAGGGATAAGAAAAGACGTCGCAACTCAGTGGCGGTTAATACGTTTATCGAACCACCACTGAAGCAATTGAAAACTaaagaacaacaaaataaatcaataagaGAAAGAAGGGCCAGTATATCAGTAGAGGCTTCTACCACATTCTTGCAGCCCAGTGCTTCACCCTCTAGTACGGCGGCAGCAGCACCGTTGCCACCACCCTCTTCAGCACCATCGGCTGCTCATTCACCCGCCTTAAGTGCCACCGAGGCGGTGGGCAATGCCACCAGTGCCACGGCTAATGCCGCCACATGCAACAGTAATTCGACACCCTCGTCGACGACAAATTCATTGGGTTTGGCGCCACCACATCAACTGCCTCACGACTATCTGAGTGAATTACAGGAGTTGCATCACAAAATCATGACTCTACAAGACAATGAAGATCTCCAACATGTTGTTGAACTAATTGCGGCCACGGGCTGCTATGAGAttacaacaaaaacatttgATTTCGATTTGTGCAAATTGGATCGTGGCACCGTTCAGCGTTTGCAAGAGTTTTTCGCTACCTCAGTTTCGTGA
- the LOC135949531 gene encoding putative uncharacterized protein DDB_G0277255 isoform X1 yields the protein MIFFLINRFRRKKLRARESRQTAEDQRSIVGSIGYIAGNMGYMEGNLSSMDYTYGGAATHYPLWKPPSGYFPRGEAPPPYDEAVAISQAEALSAQCAAAAAAAQVAANQRATMNMNSVEMQNADLNRRAQASQQMQQIQHHAQPQTAHTQLNHQQPSHVVPTLQTHVLAPQSQQSNQSHQITQSTTNLINININSGGNITTIATGENHQPPYSLQDENGTNTGLIQQQSSALATQQMQMQQQQQQLIAATTNGSNGQGNGRVHIAQSNSICVQTMTPINQQPQQQQPQQQQQMPATQNGMQSAQMMTANINGNNSNTLSRQTQNLVMNTNNDCGYKNCHLSSNNSTNTVSRRLQRTNEPLQQYVVDVEVNVGNGNNRGYHSLPPCNNTSPAECEVIASPTQFSNNSPSIANAISTPAIDQVTTNSENQTMEANNTITNTENCALLNNSGHNTLPLQHNQSNKSTSSVGGAMKNSSSSSSTSSSKRYHRTMPRYYAVADPLSSRDTVPTNALNTASKSSKAEVKLTSNNITNSSNNSSANSSLSSKKPTCQCPVQHVPMSYMGTTQLSNAQNVSNNAFFTVLSNKLSSSTNNSPTSSQQQHASQRLQTNSNTNSLNYQQRPKSSQSLSHTTRDGENMNISSNNTMKRSLNSHCNYESKIATISTGELQNSGSNAQSQHHQQQQLQQQQQQQHHHHSHSHAHHHGHHSTLLPPPQHHDDSSPIVLGRVTKRSSSSSSGDRLRSASSGSTRSSVAESVGITSPAAAAYLNSKVDAYLNFAHGTNHHLKANDLINPALPPKLHKSLTNLKSTTTTASAATNTTNNHRKNHNNNENAVNINNSNTTSTNCNNFSSSLSPLSSSSNAATANTTSVQTIYTLSKPHHSSLSPANTTTTTTIIGLSPSNHAAANLLHARKSEHDHIMKITQQQPPSLTLPLSTTSTISSFTSSNSKINTSTFYPLQNNVTYTLPKNIGGKMSLNSTINSVVSKVPSVISLPSSTGGNDNMNSNNNSNYNNGGGGENHSYHSSLHHHALNEAAAISKSTTLPKILRTKRDLHNTNISHHNSSANNPNSSINNSSSPSTTNNSANYAVSQCSMPAYPKQYNTSSAAAATTSSSSTQQQQNQTSHSHHGTSNPQSQQQQQQPPQQQHQPTNINMQTQTITSTLAANYCPEDSHLNPHYVTHTNTNATTPHHSNSTNSKQLPVCTTSKNCLNPKEHFLPNDTSLDDDYLSECENCKIAQSSKYYLDAEALASGPQETMTLQRKSMEECKEEPETGYYRISHTLPTNSKKNAPVKSNNREQWFSTIPAASSSSEEDINE from the exons ATGATATTTTTCCTTATCAATCGTTTTAGACGTAAGAAGTTGAGAGCCAGAGAATCAAGACAAACTGCCGAAGATCAAAGAAGTATTGTGGGAAGTATAGG ttatattgcTGGCAATATGGGTTATATGGAGGGTAATTTAAGTAGCATGGATTATACTTATGGAGGAGCAGCCACTCACTATCCGTTGTGGAAACCGCCCAGTGGTTATTTTCCACGTGGTGAGGCACCACCACCCTACGACGAGGCAGTGGCTATATCACAAGCAGAAGCCTTAAGTGCTCAGTGTGCAGCAGCTGCCGCAGCGGCACAAGTTGCCGCCAACCAAAGAGCCACCATGAACATGAATTCGGTAGAGATGCAGAATGCCGATTTGAATCGTAGAGCTCAAGCCAGCCAGCAGATGCAGCAAATACAACATCATGCTCAGCCTCAAACGGCTCACACGCAGCTAAACCATCAGCAGCCGTCACATGTAGTGCCCACGCTACAGACCCATGTCTTGGCTCCACAAAGTCAACAGTCCAATCAGTCCCATCAAATAACCCAAAGCactacaaatttaataaatatcaatataaatagtGGTGGCAATATAACCACCATAGCCACGGGTGAAAATCACCAACCACCCTACAGTTTACAAGATGAAAATGGCACAAATACGGGACTAATACAACAGCAGTCCTCAGCCTTGGCCACGCAACAGATGCAaatgcagcagcagcaacaacagttgatagcggccacaACGAATGGCTCAAATGGTCAGGGTAATGGACGAGTGCATATAGCACAAAGTAATTCCATTTGTGTGCAAACTATGACTCCCATAAATCAACAGCCACAACAGCAGcagccacaacaacaacagcaaatgcCAGCTACACAAAATGGCATGCAATCAGCTCAAATGATGACAGCCAATATTAATGGCAACAACTCGAACACTTTGTCCAGACAGACACAGAATCTTGTCATGAACACTAACAATGATTGTGGTTATAAAAATTGTCACTTGAGTAGCAACAATTCCACTAATACTGTTTCTCGACGTCTGCAAAGAACAAACGAACCTCTGCAGCAATATGTGGTCGATGTAGAGGTCAATGTAGGCAACGGCAACAATCGTGGCTATCATTCGTTGCCACCCTGCAACAATACCTCACCAGCTGAGTGTGAAGTCATAGCATCGCCTACACAGTTTAGCAACAATTCGCCCTCTATAGCCAATGCCATTTCAACACCCGCTATAGATCAGGTTACAACAAATTCAGAAAATCAAACCATGGAAGCAAACAATACCATCACTAATACAGAAAACTGTGCACTATTGAATAATTCTGGTCACAACACTTTGCCCTTGCAGCACAACCAAAGTAATAAGTCCACTAGCAGTGTAGGCGGTGCCATGAAAAACTCTTCCTCCTCCTCCAGCACATCCTCTTCAAAGCGTTATCATCGTACCATGCCTCGCTATTATGCTGTTGCAGATCCTCTCTCCTCGCGGGATACGGTCCCTACAAATGCTCTCAATACTGCCAGTAAATCCTCCAAAGCGGAAGTCAAACTAACATCTAACAACATCACGAATAGCAGCAATAACTCTTCGGCTAATTCTTCGTTATCATCCAAAAAGCCGACATGCCAGTGTCCTGTGCAACATGTACCAATGTCTTATATGGGTACCACACAACTGTCAAATGCTCAAAATGTTTCCAATAATGCTTTTTTCACCGTCTTAAGCAACAAGCTAAGCTCATCCACCAACAATTCGCCCACATCTTCTCAGCAGCAACACGCTTCTCAGCGTCTACAAACGAATTCGAATACCAACTCGCTCAACTACCAACAAAGACCAAAGTCATCACAGAGTTTAAGTCATACAACGCGAGATGGAGAAAATATGAACATTTCCAGCAATAATACCATGAAACGTTCATTGAATTCACACTGCAACTATGAATCCAAAATAGCCACCATTTCAACAGGTGAACTACAAAATTCCGGCTCAAATGCTCAGTCGCAGcatcatcagcagcaacaattgcaacagcagcagcaacagcaacaccATCATCACAGCCACAGTCATGCTCATCATCATGGTCATCATTCAACTTTGCTGCCGCCACCCCAGCATCATGATGACTCATCGCCCATAGTTTTGGGCCGGGTAACAAAACGTTCGAGCAGCAGTAGTAGTGGCGATCGTTTACGCAGTGCCAGCAGTGGTAGTACTAGAAGTTCGGTGGCGGAAAGTGTTGGCATAACTTCGCCAGCCGCTGCTGCCTATTTAAATAGCAAG gttgATGCCTATTTGAATTTTGCCCACGGGACAAATCATCATCTGAAAGCCAATGATTTAATAAATCCAGCATTACCACCGAAACTACATAAGAGTTTAACGAATTTAAAATCGAccacaacaacagcatcagcggCAACTAATACAACTAATAATCATCGTAAAAATCACAATAACAATGAGAATGctgtaaacataaataattcCAACACTACCTCTACAAATTGTAATAACttttcatcatcattatcaccaTTATCATCATCCTCTAATGCTGCCACGGCTAACACAACATCTGTACAAACCATTTACACTCTAAGTAAACCACATCATTCTTCATTGTCACCAGccaacaccaccaccaccaccacgaTTATAGGTTTGAGTCCCTCAAATCATGCTGCTGCTAATCTTTTACATGCTCGCAAATCTGAACATGATCATATTATGAAAATTACCCAACAACAACCGCCTTCTTTGACTTTACCACTGAGTACTACGTCAACAATTTCTTCATTCACCAGTTCGAATAGTAAAATAAATACTTCGACTTTCTATCCGTTGCAAAATAATGTTACCTATACGCTGCCAAAGAATATCGGAGGTAAAATGTCACTCAATTCCACCATAAATAGTGTGGTGAGTAAAGTACCTTCGGTCATTAGCTTGCCCTCGTCTACGGGCGGTAATGATAATAtgaattcaaataataattCCAATTATAATAATGGTGGTGGTGGTGAAAATCATTCGTATCACTCTAGTTTACATCATCATGCGCTTAATGAAGCTGCAGCAATATCAAAAAGTACTACACTGCCAAAAATTTTACGTACAAAACGAGATTTACATAATACTAACATTTCTCATCACAACTCCTCTGCTAATAATCCCAACTCATCCATCAATAACTCCTCTTCACCCTCAACTACTAATAATTCAGCAAATTATGCGGTTTCTCAATGTTCTATGCCCGCCTATCCCAAACAGTATAATACATCTTCTGCTGCTGCTGCCACAACATCATCATCTtctacacaacaacaacaaaatcaaacatcTCACTCACATCATGGCACCTCTAATCCACAatcacagcagcagcagcaacaaccaccacaacaacaacatcagcctACCAACATAAATATGCAAACCCAAACAATAACCTCCACTTTGGCAGCTAATTATTGTCCAGAGGATTCTCATTTAAATCCACATTATGTTACACATACCAACACCAATGCCACCACCCCTCATCATTCCAACTCAACCAACTCAAAACAATTACCTGTTTGTACTACTTCCAAGAATTGTTTAAATCCCAAAGAGCATTTTCTACCCAACGACACTAGTTTAGATGACGATTATCTAAGTGAatgtgaaaattgtaaaatcgCTCAGAGctctaaatattatttagatGCTGAGGCATTAGCCTCCGGCCCCCAAGAGACCATGACGTTACAGCGTAAATCGATGGAGGAATGCAAGGAGGAACCAGAGACAGGCTATTATCGTATCTCACATACATTGCcaacaaattcaaaaaagaaTGC TCCCGTCAAGAGCAACAATCGCGAACAATGGTTTTCAACAATACCAGCGGCAAGTTCATCCTCTGAGGAAGACATTAATGAATGA
- the LOC135949531 gene encoding putative uncharacterized protein DDB_G0277255 isoform X2, producing MIFFLINRFRRKKLRARESRQTAEDQRSIVGSIGYIAGNMGYMEGNLSSMDYTYGGAATHYPLWKPPSGYFPRGEAPPPYDEAVAISQAEALSAQCAAAAAAAQVAANQRATMNMNSVEMQNADLNRRAQASQQMQQIQHHAQPQTAHTQLNHQQPSHVVPTLQTHVLAPQSQQSNQSHQITQSTTNLINININSGGNITTIATGENHQPPYSLQDENGTNTGLIQQQSSALATQQMQMQQQQQQLIAATTNGSNGQGNGRVHIAQSNSICVQTMTPINQQPQQQQPQQQQQMPATQNGMQSAQMMTANINGNNSNTLSRQTQNLVMNTNNDCGYKNCHLSSNNSTNTVSRRLQRTNEPLQQYVVDVEVNVGNGNNRGYHSLPPCNNTSPAECEVIASPTQFSNNSPSIANAISTPAIDQVTTNSENQTMEANNTITNTENCALLNNSGHNTLPLQHNQSNKSTSSVGGAMKNSSSSSSTSSSKRYHRTMPRYYAVADPLSSRDTVPTNALNTASKSSKAEVKLTSNNITNSSNNSSANSSLSSKKPTCQCPVQHVPMSYMGTTQLSNAQNVSNNAFFTVLSNKLSSSTNNSPTSSQQQHASQRLQTNSNTNSLNYQQRPKSSQSLSHTTRDGENMNISSNNTMKRSLNSHCNYESKIATISTGELQNSGSNAQSQHHQQQQLQQQQQQQHHHHSHSHAHHHGHHSTLLPPPQHHDDSSPIVLGRVTKRSSSSSSGDRLRSASSGSTRSSVAESVGITSPAAAAYLNSKVDAYLNFAHGTNHHLKANDLINPALPPKLHKSLTNLKSTTTTASAATNTTNNHRKNHNNNENAVNINNSNTTSTNCNNFSSSLSPLSSSSNAATANTTSVQTIYTLSKPHHSSLSPANTTTTTTIIGLSPSNHAAANLLHARKSEHDHIMKITQQQPPSLTLPLSTTSTISSFTSSNSKINTSTFYPLQNNVTYTLPKNIGGKMSLNSTINSVVSKVPSVISLPSSTGGNDNMNSNNNSNYNNGGGGENHSYHSSLHHHALNEAAAISKSTTLPKILRTKRDLHNTNISHHNSSANNPNSSINNSSSPSTTNNSANYAVSQCSMPAYPKQYNTSSAAAATTSSSSTQQQQNQTSHSHHGTSNPQSQQQQQQPPQQQHQPTNINMQTQTITSTLAANYCPEDSHLNPHYVTHTNTNATTPHHSNSTNSKQLPVCTTSKNCLNPKEHFLPNDTSLDDDYLSECENCKIAQSSKYYLDAEALASGPQETMTLQRKSMEECKEEPETGYYRISHTLPTNSKKNASYFS from the exons ATGATATTTTTCCTTATCAATCGTTTTAGACGTAAGAAGTTGAGAGCCAGAGAATCAAGACAAACTGCCGAAGATCAAAGAAGTATTGTGGGAAGTATAGG ttatattgcTGGCAATATGGGTTATATGGAGGGTAATTTAAGTAGCATGGATTATACTTATGGAGGAGCAGCCACTCACTATCCGTTGTGGAAACCGCCCAGTGGTTATTTTCCACGTGGTGAGGCACCACCACCCTACGACGAGGCAGTGGCTATATCACAAGCAGAAGCCTTAAGTGCTCAGTGTGCAGCAGCTGCCGCAGCGGCACAAGTTGCCGCCAACCAAAGAGCCACCATGAACATGAATTCGGTAGAGATGCAGAATGCCGATTTGAATCGTAGAGCTCAAGCCAGCCAGCAGATGCAGCAAATACAACATCATGCTCAGCCTCAAACGGCTCACACGCAGCTAAACCATCAGCAGCCGTCACATGTAGTGCCCACGCTACAGACCCATGTCTTGGCTCCACAAAGTCAACAGTCCAATCAGTCCCATCAAATAACCCAAAGCactacaaatttaataaatatcaatataaatagtGGTGGCAATATAACCACCATAGCCACGGGTGAAAATCACCAACCACCCTACAGTTTACAAGATGAAAATGGCACAAATACGGGACTAATACAACAGCAGTCCTCAGCCTTGGCCACGCAACAGATGCAaatgcagcagcagcaacaacagttgatagcggccacaACGAATGGCTCAAATGGTCAGGGTAATGGACGAGTGCATATAGCACAAAGTAATTCCATTTGTGTGCAAACTATGACTCCCATAAATCAACAGCCACAACAGCAGcagccacaacaacaacagcaaatgcCAGCTACACAAAATGGCATGCAATCAGCTCAAATGATGACAGCCAATATTAATGGCAACAACTCGAACACTTTGTCCAGACAGACACAGAATCTTGTCATGAACACTAACAATGATTGTGGTTATAAAAATTGTCACTTGAGTAGCAACAATTCCACTAATACTGTTTCTCGACGTCTGCAAAGAACAAACGAACCTCTGCAGCAATATGTGGTCGATGTAGAGGTCAATGTAGGCAACGGCAACAATCGTGGCTATCATTCGTTGCCACCCTGCAACAATACCTCACCAGCTGAGTGTGAAGTCATAGCATCGCCTACACAGTTTAGCAACAATTCGCCCTCTATAGCCAATGCCATTTCAACACCCGCTATAGATCAGGTTACAACAAATTCAGAAAATCAAACCATGGAAGCAAACAATACCATCACTAATACAGAAAACTGTGCACTATTGAATAATTCTGGTCACAACACTTTGCCCTTGCAGCACAACCAAAGTAATAAGTCCACTAGCAGTGTAGGCGGTGCCATGAAAAACTCTTCCTCCTCCTCCAGCACATCCTCTTCAAAGCGTTATCATCGTACCATGCCTCGCTATTATGCTGTTGCAGATCCTCTCTCCTCGCGGGATACGGTCCCTACAAATGCTCTCAATACTGCCAGTAAATCCTCCAAAGCGGAAGTCAAACTAACATCTAACAACATCACGAATAGCAGCAATAACTCTTCGGCTAATTCTTCGTTATCATCCAAAAAGCCGACATGCCAGTGTCCTGTGCAACATGTACCAATGTCTTATATGGGTACCACACAACTGTCAAATGCTCAAAATGTTTCCAATAATGCTTTTTTCACCGTCTTAAGCAACAAGCTAAGCTCATCCACCAACAATTCGCCCACATCTTCTCAGCAGCAACACGCTTCTCAGCGTCTACAAACGAATTCGAATACCAACTCGCTCAACTACCAACAAAGACCAAAGTCATCACAGAGTTTAAGTCATACAACGCGAGATGGAGAAAATATGAACATTTCCAGCAATAATACCATGAAACGTTCATTGAATTCACACTGCAACTATGAATCCAAAATAGCCACCATTTCAACAGGTGAACTACAAAATTCCGGCTCAAATGCTCAGTCGCAGcatcatcagcagcaacaattgcaacagcagcagcaacagcaacaccATCATCACAGCCACAGTCATGCTCATCATCATGGTCATCATTCAACTTTGCTGCCGCCACCCCAGCATCATGATGACTCATCGCCCATAGTTTTGGGCCGGGTAACAAAACGTTCGAGCAGCAGTAGTAGTGGCGATCGTTTACGCAGTGCCAGCAGTGGTAGTACTAGAAGTTCGGTGGCGGAAAGTGTTGGCATAACTTCGCCAGCCGCTGCTGCCTATTTAAATAGCAAG gttgATGCCTATTTGAATTTTGCCCACGGGACAAATCATCATCTGAAAGCCAATGATTTAATAAATCCAGCATTACCACCGAAACTACATAAGAGTTTAACGAATTTAAAATCGAccacaacaacagcatcagcggCAACTAATACAACTAATAATCATCGTAAAAATCACAATAACAATGAGAATGctgtaaacataaataattcCAACACTACCTCTACAAATTGTAATAACttttcatcatcattatcaccaTTATCATCATCCTCTAATGCTGCCACGGCTAACACAACATCTGTACAAACCATTTACACTCTAAGTAAACCACATCATTCTTCATTGTCACCAGccaacaccaccaccaccaccacgaTTATAGGTTTGAGTCCCTCAAATCATGCTGCTGCTAATCTTTTACATGCTCGCAAATCTGAACATGATCATATTATGAAAATTACCCAACAACAACCGCCTTCTTTGACTTTACCACTGAGTACTACGTCAACAATTTCTTCATTCACCAGTTCGAATAGTAAAATAAATACTTCGACTTTCTATCCGTTGCAAAATAATGTTACCTATACGCTGCCAAAGAATATCGGAGGTAAAATGTCACTCAATTCCACCATAAATAGTGTGGTGAGTAAAGTACCTTCGGTCATTAGCTTGCCCTCGTCTACGGGCGGTAATGATAATAtgaattcaaataataattCCAATTATAATAATGGTGGTGGTGGTGAAAATCATTCGTATCACTCTAGTTTACATCATCATGCGCTTAATGAAGCTGCAGCAATATCAAAAAGTACTACACTGCCAAAAATTTTACGTACAAAACGAGATTTACATAATACTAACATTTCTCATCACAACTCCTCTGCTAATAATCCCAACTCATCCATCAATAACTCCTCTTCACCCTCAACTACTAATAATTCAGCAAATTATGCGGTTTCTCAATGTTCTATGCCCGCCTATCCCAAACAGTATAATACATCTTCTGCTGCTGCTGCCACAACATCATCATCTtctacacaacaacaacaaaatcaaacatcTCACTCACATCATGGCACCTCTAATCCACAatcacagcagcagcagcaacaaccaccacaacaacaacatcagcctACCAACATAAATATGCAAACCCAAACAATAACCTCCACTTTGGCAGCTAATTATTGTCCAGAGGATTCTCATTTAAATCCACATTATGTTACACATACCAACACCAATGCCACCACCCCTCATCATTCCAACTCAACCAACTCAAAACAATTACCTGTTTGTACTACTTCCAAGAATTGTTTAAATCCCAAAGAGCATTTTCTACCCAACGACACTAGTTTAGATGACGATTATCTAAGTGAatgtgaaaattgtaaaatcgCTCAGAGctctaaatattatttagatGCTGAGGCATTAGCCTCCGGCCCCCAAGAGACCATGACGTTACAGCGTAAATCGATGGAGGAATGCAAGGAGGAACCAGAGACAGGCTATTATCGTATCTCACATACATTGCcaacaaattcaaaaaagaaTGC ttcttatttttcttaa